In Bradysia coprophila strain Holo2 chromosome X unlocalized genomic scaffold, BU_Bcop_v1 contig_38, whole genome shotgun sequence, the following proteins share a genomic window:
- the LOC119069627 gene encoding polymerase delta-interacting protein 3-like: MQEIGMSLDEIIQKKKTNGPRKGNERFPKSNRRPQPNNSKGAPSAGRFNAGKPVVDARNKIIQKNRSKIRDARDKLVQIAKRSGDARLKLMKKQENHRVPLHLTTRKQRRQPMIPDRKPAYRQHDDLMDIEDDFIPAPLALRRTVKNEIAMMPPLPTFKVDRRPPSNPWNSDPFDCYEVPTERPVDVSEPRHLQRTIRNPELDMMPRKGILRSSRPLSPPPSHSHGHGHGSYIPDENSHLSYKMRTRLKTLPDSNVSMGMFSNPYTKPLSPPKNSGYRIVVSNLHSSVSQSDIKELFEDIGTLMEARLVRPGVAEVIYTSMKDAETAVDTYHNRQLDGQPMKCLLVNPRSIQNKPTAPAIKRSSYYGSPNSTTNKSFEVDIDALHSVLFRRH; encoded by the exons atgcagGAAATTGGAATGAGTTTGGATGAAATAATCcaaaagaagaaaacgaaTGGACCGCGCAAGGGGAACGAACG ATTCCCAAAGTCTAACAGACGGCCGCAACCCAACAATTCGAAGGGTGCGCCAAGTGCCGGTCGATTCAATGCTGGCAAACCGGTTGTCGACGCTCGCAACAAAATCATACAGAAGAATCGTTCGAAAATCCGGGACGCCCGCGACAAACTGGTTCAAATAGCGAAACGAAGCGGTGACGCCcgattgaaattgatgaaaaaacaggaaaatcaCAGGGTTCCATTGCATCTAACAACAAGAAAGCAACGACGCCAACCGATGATACCGGATCGTAAGCCAGCCTATCGCCAGCACGACGATTTAATGGACATCGAAGATGATTTCATACCAGCTCCGCTAGCATTGCGTCGCACGGTAAAGAATGAAATTGCAATGATGCCACCGTTGCCCACGTTCAAAGTGGATCGGCGTCCACCGTCGAATCCTTGGAATTCAGATCCGTTCGATTGCTATGAAGTGCCCACCGAACGTCCCGTAGACGTTTCGGAACCGCGCCATTTGCAACGGACTATTCGCAATCCCGAATTGGACATGATGCCCAGGAAAGGCATACTACG ATCATCCAGGCCACTCAGCCCTCCACCGTCGCATAGTCATGGTCATGGTCATGGCAGTTACATTCCCGACGAGAACTCTCACTTATCGTACAAAATGCGTACACGTCTCAAGACTTTGCCCGATTCGAACGTATCGATGGGAATGTTCTCCAACCCGTACACGAAACCATTGTCACCACCGAAGAATAGCGGATATCGAATTGTTGTCAGCAATCTCCACAGCAGTGTCAGTCAGTCTGACATTAAG GAACTGTTCGAAGACATTGGTACTTTGATGGAAGCCCGTTTGGTGCGACCTGGCGTTGCCGAAGTCATTTACACATCGATGAAGGATGCCGAAACAGCTGTCGACACGTATCACAATCGTCAGCTGGATGGTCAACCGATGAAATGTTTGCTAGTGAATCCACGATCGATTCAGAACAAGCCAACAGCCCCAGCAATCAAAAGAAG CAGCTATTATGGCAGCCCGAACAGCACCACAAACAAATCATTTGAAGTTGACATTGATGCATTGCATTCGGTTTTGTTTCGACGGCATTAG